The following nucleotide sequence is from Desulfomonile tiedjei.
TCAGCAGCTACTCCGGCCCGGTTTCGCGAAGGATCTACCGGCCCCGATACATAGGACCTGTTTACCCTGGAACTGTCTACTATCCGCAGTTCGAAGGGACATATTTCTCCACTGGGGATTCCTCCATAATGATGGGCACCGAATACATGGTTCCGGTGCGGCCCGTGGTTCCGGTGAGGCCATACAGATACCGGTATCGGTGAGCCTGACTGGGATACGGTGCAACTAGCCTTGTGGGGCAGGCCCGCGAGCCGCGGGATTCCAGCCTGCCTGTCCTGGAAAGCCAATAATGACAGGCCGGAAAGCCTGTCCCACAAGATCGGCCACAGTAGGATGTGGTGAGCGAAGCGAACCGCATCTGTCGGGAAAAGAGCAGTGGAACGCGAATGATGCGGTTCCCGTTGATCACCGCATCCTACGGGAACTTGGAAATGGGAGGTAGGCATTGTGGTAAAGGATTTCACGAACAGCAACGTGAAGCGGGTTGGCCTTTTGACTATGCTCGCCTTACCGGTAGTTGCCGCAGCGATCTTAATCTCGCCAAAGGCGATTTTTGCCGACGGTTCGACCGCTCGTTTTGGCGCAGGCGGAATTGAATTCCTGAAGAGTGAAGACATCCGCATGCTGGAGGAAGTCCTTGAGATTTCCACAAAACTGATACGAGTCAGATTTCGCTTCCTGAATGAATCCGGAAAAGACATTCACGCCACTATGGCATTTCCGCTGCCGCTCTATCCATCGTTCTTGATTGATCGCCGTTCAGGAATCGGACACCCCGCGGATTCAATCATGGATAGTTTCACGGTTCGGATTGACGGTCACCTGGTATCACCGAAGATAGATCGTAAGGCTATCCTGAATAACGGTGATATCACGGCTCAGCTGCGCGAGATTGGGTTGTCCGAGGCACAGATTTTTGCGGCTTTTGAGCTAACGAAATATGAACAAGCTGCAATGGAGAGACTGGACGAAAAGAAGCGAGCACTTCTTCAATCGAATTGGGAAATATCTGAAACTGCTTTTTGGCAACAGACCTTTCCGGCAGGAAAAGAAATTGTTGTGGAGCACACCTACAAACCGGCCGTCGGAAGCTTCCCCGACGCCTGGTTTGGTACGTGGATGCGCCGAAAAGACGATGAAGTGTGCCTCCACGATGTTACGGCACAGGCCATCGAGAATCGTGTGAAAGCCCTGGACACTGGGGGTGACGGAATGGTTAACGTTAGAACTGAAGACGTAGAATACATCCTCTCCACGGGGAGGAACTGGAAGGGACCAATCCGAAAGTTTACGCTGAGGATCGAGAAGGAAAGCCCGGATCAGTTTGTATCTCTTTGCTTCCCCGAAAAGCCCAAGAAAGTTCGCCCGACGGTGTATGAATTTGTGCAAAAGAATTTCGTCCCACCCGACAAACTTGTTGTTTATTTCTACACTGTTGGCCCGTGAGCGCGTAGGATGTGGTGAGCGAAGCGAACCGCATCTGTCGCGAAAAGAGCCGTGCAACACGAACGATGCGGTTCGCTTCGCTCACCACATCCTACGGGAAAGGGTACATTTCCATTCCACGGGTGGGCACCCGTGGCTACCCATGGTTTGCCCCTTCGGGGCAACAAATCCTCTCTCTCCCGTCGTAACCGGATGCTTCCTCTGACCTCGCTTTACCGGTTGACAAACCGGCCCAAGAGCGTAGAATATTAGCTGATTGCTCCGCCGAACAACACACCGTAATGCAGTAGTGTTTCCAGGCCCCAGCAAATCGTACTAAATTGAGGATCAAAGCCTCTTTTGTGGTAGACAAGGTGTAGCCTGCGTAGGATGTGGTGAGCGAAGCGAACCACATCTGTCGGGAAAAGAGGCGGAGCACTCGAACGATGCGGTTCCTTTTGGTCACCGCATCCTACGGGAACTTGGCCTCGTAAAGTAGTTTTCCCTGTGCCCCGCTAAAGAAATTTTATGTCTTGACCAGTGGGCAGCTTCCGCTGTCCGCGGAAGATGCCCACTGGACACGATACAAAAGTTTTTGGAGAGGGGTGCGGGGAGGAACCTTTTTACAAAAAGGTTCTCCCCGCTCTTTCTTCTTCATCCCTCATCATACGGAGGTAGTTCATGGGTGAAGCAGAGCGAAAGATCCTGGTGGTTGGAGGCGGCATTAGCGGCATGACCGCTGCCGTCGAAGCCGCGGAAGCAGGAGCGGAAGCTATTATAGTGGAGAGGAACCCTTATCTGGGCGGCCGAGTCACTCTTCTGAATCAGTATTTTCCCAAGTTGTGCCCGCCAATTTGCGGCCTGGAGATCAATTTCAGGCGCATCAAACAGAACCCCAAGGTTACTTTTCACACGCTTTCCGAGGTGACTTCCATATCCGGCGAACCTGGCAACTATGAGGTCACGGTGCAGGTGAATCCGCGGTATGTGAACGACAATTGCACTGGATGCGGGAAATGCGGTGAAGTTGCAGAAACCGAGATTTCCAATCCGGTCAACTATGGGATGGACAAAGTCAAGGCAGCATACCTGCCCCATGCAATGGCCTACCCTTTTAAGTACGTCATTGCGCCGGAAATAATCGGCACCGATGAAGCCAAGAAATGTGCGGACGTCTGCCCGTACAATGCAGTAGACCTCGACATGAAGGCCGAAACCATCACGTACAAGGTCGGGGCCATAGTCTGGGCCACGGGTTGGGACCCTTACGACGCGACCAAAGTCGATTACCTGGGTTTGGGAACCGTTCCCAATGTGGTAACGAGCGTCATGTTCGAGCGCCTTGCTGCACACAACGGTCCCACAGGCGGGAAAATCCTGCGACCTTCCGACGGCAAGGAAGTCAAAAGCGTGGCATTCGTGCAGTGCGCGGGGTCCAGGGACGAGAACCATCTGCCGTATTGCTCGGGCATCTGCTGCCTGGCTTCGTTGAAGCAGGCCACATACATCCGTGAGCAGGTCCCTGACAGCAACGCGTTCATCTACTACATCGACGTGCGTGCTATGGGCAAATACGAAGACTTTTACACCAAGGTCGATCAGGACGAGAACGTGACCCTCACCAAGAGCAAAATCGCCAGGATCTCTCCGGACCAGGAATCCGGCGGCGTGCTGGTGGAAGGCGAAGATATCGTGAAAGGTCAAATGGTCAAGCAGGTCGTTGATTTGGCGGTCCTCGCCGTGGGAATGGTCCCCGGCACAGCGACGCTAAAACCTTCGCTTGAGATGGAATACGACAACTTCGGCTTCGTGATGTCTTCCGGGCAATCGGGGATAGTGCCGGCGGGGTGCGTAAAAGCGCCTATGGAAGTTGCCGCTTCGTTGCAAGATTCGACAGCCGCGGCCCTCAAAGCCATTCAGCGTACTATGGGGAGGTAGTGTTTATGGATCAGAAAATCGGAGTCTATATATGCTCAGGATGCGGCATAGGAGAATCCATAGACGTGGACGCCCTCTCCGCGGTCGCCAATGAGTTCAAAATAGCCAAGTGTGTCTCAAACCCGACGCTTTGCAGCCAGGAAGGTGTCGGGCAGATCAAACAGGACATCGAAGCGGGCGAGGTCGACTGCGTAGTTGCCGCGGCCTGTTCCGGCCGAGTCAAGACCGACGAGTTCTCATTCGATCCCATGACCACCATAGTGGAACGGGTGAACATCCGGGAACACGTTGTCTGGTGCCAGCCGCCAAATCACGAAGACACCCAGATGATGGCGGAAGATTACATGCGCATGGGCCTGACCCGTGTGGAGAAGTCCACCCTTCCCAAGCCTTACCAGGAAGCGACGGACAAGAACATTCTGGTCATAGGCGGTGGAATAAGCGGGCTGCAAGCCTCCCTCGACGCGGCGGACGCAGGCTATTCGGTTACTCTGGTCGAAAAGGAGCCTGAGCTTGGCGGATACATGGCCAAATGGCACAAGACAACACCCAGCGGTCCGCTTTATCAGGAACTGGAAAACATAACCATTCAGGATACCATCGACCGGGTGAAGGCCAATGCCAACATCGCGGTCAAGACCGCGGTTACCATTGACAAGATCGCCGGCGCTCCGGGCATGTTCGACGTGACTCTGACCGGTGGAGAGGCTTTGCGAATCGGTTCCGTAGTGCTGGCCGCAGGGTGGAAGCCATACGATCCAGCCAAGCTGGAGCACCTCTCCTACGGCAAGTTCCCTGATGTCATTACCAACGTCCAGATGGAAGAGATGGCAAAGGCAGGCAAGATCACCTGCCCCTCGGACGGGTCGGAGCCTTCGGTGGTGGCCTTCATCCAGTGCGCGGGGTCCCGCGATGCCGACCATTTGCCGTACTGCAGCGCGGTCTGCTGCCGAGTCTCTTTGAAGCAGGCCGAGTACGTGAAACAGCAGAACGAAGAAAACAAGGTCTTCGTGTTTTACAAAGACATTAGGACCCCTGAACAGCACGAAGAATTCTACAAGAAGGTCCAAAAAGACGGCGTGGTCTTCGTCAAGACCGACACAGCGAAAGTCGCCATCAGCGAGGGCTCCGAGCGCAAACTCAGCATCGAGACCATGGACGAGCTGCTCGGCGAGCCGGTGCAGGTGGAAGCTGACATGGTCGTGCTTGCCACGGGCATGCAGCCGGCAGTTCTCGACGATCCGATACTGAACTTGCAGTATCGACAGGGGCCCGCTCTGCCTGACCTCAAGTACGGTTTTCCCGACTCCCATTTCGTCTGCTTCCCTTACGAGACTCGGCGAACCGGAATCTACACCGCGGGATGCGTCAGACAGCCCATGACCGCCACCCGAGCCACAAACGACGGCACCGGAGCCGCAATGAAGGCTATTCAGTGCGTCGAACTGACATCTCAGGGGCGGGCGGTTCACCCGAGGGCCGGGGATATGTCCTATCCGGAGCTTTTCGTCCAGCGGTGCACCCAGTGTAAGCGCTGCACAGAGGAATGCCCCTTCGGCATGTACAACGAGGACGAGAAAGGCACACCACTGCCGCATCCGACTCGTTGCCGTCGATGCGCAATTTGCATGGGCTCGTGCCCTGAACGTATAATTTCCTTTAACAACTACTCTGTGGACATGATCGGCTCCATGATAAAGTCCATTCATGTTCCGGACGAGTATGACGAGAAGCCTCGGGTCATAGGCTTGATCTGCGAGAACGACGCTTTCCCTGCCGTGGATATGGCTGGTCTTAACAAGTTGCAGTACCCGCCATGGGTGCGATTCATCCCGCTGCGGTGCCTGGGATCCATCAACCTGGTCTGGATCGCGGACGCGCTGTCAAAAGGGATTGATGGAATCGTCCTCTTTGGCTGCAAGTTCGGCGATGACTACCAGTGCCATTTTATCAAAGGCAGCGAACTGGCGAACACTCGAATGGACAAGATCAAAGAGACGCTGGATCGACTGGTGCTCGAATCCGACAGAATCAGGCTCGAACAACTGGCCATCAGCGACTACAAGCGTATACCCGAAATACTGGAGGAGTTCACCGCAAGACTGGAAGAACTCGGTCCAAACCCGTACAAAGGGTTCTAACAAGAAAACGGGAGCCATGGAAGGCTTGCAGGGGGGAACTTTTTGCAAAAAGTTCCCCCCTGCACCCCCCTCAAAAACTCCCATATTTTGCTGACGCTTGAATCACGGCGTCTGTGAGTTAAGAAGGTGCGAGTTATTGTATGTCGGCTCTATGAAATATAGGAGCTGACCTAAGGACATACGAGAGTTTGTGGGGAAGGGTTCACCAGACCCCTCCCCAAAAGGAAGCATTATGGAAGCTAAAATACCTTTCTTGGAAGTTAGTGATGCGATAGTCATGTCCGGCGCGGAGACGCTTTACTGGTGCATGCAATGCGGCCTTTGTACCGGGACTTGCCCCTGGCGATTGGTCCCCGGCGAGGCATCGGAGCAGTTCAACGTACGTATGGTGCAACGCCTGGGCCAACTGGGTCTCGAAGGCTTCGAGTCCGAGAATTGCCTCTTTGCCTGCACAACTTGCCGGGCCTGCGTGGACAGGTGTCCAAGAGGCGTGGACATCATCGGTAATGTCCGCGGCATGCGCAGTATGCTCGCGGAAGTAGGAACTATTCCGCCCAGCCTGAAGCCCATCGCGGGAAGCTTGCATGCTCAAGGTAATCCCTGGTCGGGAGATCGCAACAAACGCACGGAATGGATCAAGGATGTCGCGGTGCCGGAATTCTCGAGCGACACCGAGTATTTCCTCTCCGTTTGCTGCACCTCGTGCTACGACCAGCGGAGCCAGAAGATAGCCCGGTCGGTGGCAAAGGCCCTCACAGCAGCCGGCGTTAGTTTCGGCATCATCGGCAATGAAGAAAGCTGCTGCGGTGAGTCCATCCGGAAGGTCGGCGATGAGGAACTCTTCCAGAAGCTGGCCAAGTCAAACATAAATCTGTACAACAGCAAAGGTGTGAAGAAAATTATCGTCACTTCTCCTCACTGCTTGTATACCTTCAAGAACGAATATCCTGAGCTGGGCGGTGAATACGAAGTCGTGCACTACACGGAAATCCTCGCGCTAGCCGTTGCGAAGGGCAACCTGAAACTCTCCGGCGATGCTGCAGGTCCGGTGGCAATGCATGACCCGTGCTACCTCGGCCGTCACAACAGTATCTACGATCCTCCACGCGACCTCATTTCCGCAATCCCTGGCGCAGAGCTGAAGGAACTCTCCAGAAACCGCAAAAATAGCCTCTGCTGCGGCGGTGGCGGCGGAAGAGTCTGGATGGAAACCAAGGCCGGCGAAAGATTCGCGGAACTTCGTATCAACGAAGCTTGCGATGCCGGAGCCAAAACTCTGGTAACCTCCTGCCCTTACTGCATCACCATGCTCGAGGACTCCTGCAACGTGCTCGGCAAAAGTGACAACCTCCGAGTCATCGACCTGTCCGAATTGATCGCTGAAAAGCTTTAGGAGGGGAAAGAGAGAAGGCAATGCGGGTGGAGACCTTTTTGTAAAAAGGTCCTCCCCCCGCACCCCCCTC
It contains:
- a CDS encoding DUF4424 family protein, with translation MVKDFTNSNVKRVGLLTMLALPVVAAAILISPKAIFADGSTARFGAGGIEFLKSEDIRMLEEVLEISTKLIRVRFRFLNESGKDIHATMAFPLPLYPSFLIDRRSGIGHPADSIMDSFTVRIDGHLVSPKIDRKAILNNGDITAQLREIGLSEAQIFAAFELTKYEQAAMERLDEKKRALLQSNWEISETAFWQQTFPAGKEIVVEHTYKPAVGSFPDAWFGTWMRRKDDEVCLHDVTAQAIENRVKALDTGGDGMVNVRTEDVEYILSTGRNWKGPIRKFTLRIEKESPDQFVSLCFPEKPKKVRPTVYEFVQKNFVPPDKLVVYFYTVGP
- a CDS encoding CoB--CoM heterodisulfide reductase iron-sulfur subunit A family protein, giving the protein MGEAERKILVVGGGISGMTAAVEAAEAGAEAIIVERNPYLGGRVTLLNQYFPKLCPPICGLEINFRRIKQNPKVTFHTLSEVTSISGEPGNYEVTVQVNPRYVNDNCTGCGKCGEVAETEISNPVNYGMDKVKAAYLPHAMAYPFKYVIAPEIIGTDEAKKCADVCPYNAVDLDMKAETITYKVGAIVWATGWDPYDATKVDYLGLGTVPNVVTSVMFERLAAHNGPTGGKILRPSDGKEVKSVAFVQCAGSRDENHLPYCSGICCLASLKQATYIREQVPDSNAFIYYIDVRAMGKYEDFYTKVDQDENVTLTKSKIARISPDQESGGVLVEGEDIVKGQMVKQVVDLAVLAVGMVPGTATLKPSLEMEYDNFGFVMSSGQSGIVPAGCVKAPMEVAASLQDSTAAALKAIQRTMGR
- a CDS encoding hydrogenase iron-sulfur subunit, coding for MDQKIGVYICSGCGIGESIDVDALSAVANEFKIAKCVSNPTLCSQEGVGQIKQDIEAGEVDCVVAAACSGRVKTDEFSFDPMTTIVERVNIREHVVWCQPPNHEDTQMMAEDYMRMGLTRVEKSTLPKPYQEATDKNILVIGGGISGLQASLDAADAGYSVTLVEKEPELGGYMAKWHKTTPSGPLYQELENITIQDTIDRVKANANIAVKTAVTIDKIAGAPGMFDVTLTGGEALRIGSVVLAAGWKPYDPAKLEHLSYGKFPDVITNVQMEEMAKAGKITCPSDGSEPSVVAFIQCAGSRDADHLPYCSAVCCRVSLKQAEYVKQQNEENKVFVFYKDIRTPEQHEEFYKKVQKDGVVFVKTDTAKVAISEGSERKLSIETMDELLGEPVQVEADMVVLATGMQPAVLDDPILNLQYRQGPALPDLKYGFPDSHFVCFPYETRRTGIYTAGCVRQPMTATRATNDGTGAAMKAIQCVELTSQGRAVHPRAGDMSYPELFVQRCTQCKRCTEECPFGMYNEDEKGTPLPHPTRCRRCAICMGSCPERIISFNNYSVDMIGSMIKSIHVPDEYDEKPRVIGLICENDAFPAVDMAGLNKLQYPPWVRFIPLRCLGSINLVWIADALSKGIDGIVLFGCKFGDDYQCHFIKGSELANTRMDKIKETLDRLVLESDRIRLEQLAISDYKRIPEILEEFTARLEELGPNPYKGF
- a CDS encoding (Fe-S)-binding protein produces the protein MEAKIPFLEVSDAIVMSGAETLYWCMQCGLCTGTCPWRLVPGEASEQFNVRMVQRLGQLGLEGFESENCLFACTTCRACVDRCPRGVDIIGNVRGMRSMLAEVGTIPPSLKPIAGSLHAQGNPWSGDRNKRTEWIKDVAVPEFSSDTEYFLSVCCTSCYDQRSQKIARSVAKALTAAGVSFGIIGNEESCCGESIRKVGDEELFQKLAKSNINLYNSKGVKKIIVTSPHCLYTFKNEYPELGGEYEVVHYTEILALAVAKGNLKLSGDAAGPVAMHDPCYLGRHNSIYDPPRDLISAIPGAELKELSRNRKNSLCCGGGGGRVWMETKAGERFAELRINEACDAGAKTLVTSCPYCITMLEDSCNVLGKSDNLRVIDLSELIAEKL